Proteins encoded within one genomic window of Bradyrhizobium sp. CB1717:
- a CDS encoding HlyD family type I secretion periplasmic adaptor subunit, with the protein MTAWVAERFPTLAKHWAVLRASWSMQNEADRNRRPLSDHEFLPAALEIMEKPPSPGLRMLLLMTCGFFTAALVWSVIGTVDVVAVASGKIIPSSKVKTIQPMEIGSVRAIHVANGQHVEEGQLLVELDPTLATADEAQARQNLQASRLIQARNAALLAYLDGRPTGFVAPDDTPAASAAVEEQFVRASIAEYEAQVASLQQQIAQRAAELTSAEVEINKLRLTLPLVDQSLEARRQLTEQGNFARLRLLEYEQQRIEHVQNVDVQLANAARARAAMTALEAEIRKLRETFGKTAVTEMVQARDKAQLAAEDLRKTTRRREFLALRAPVAGTVQQLVVATIGGVVQPAQPLMTVVPDGAEIEVEAQVLNKDIGFVREGQPVRVKLEAFPFTDYGLVPGIVESISRDAIDLSQSNGQPQRDDKGRPVQPGLVYAARIRLLQTSIRIRDRQQTLGPGLSVQAEIKTGERRIIQYLLSPITQSLDEAGRER; encoded by the coding sequence TTGACGGCATGGGTAGCCGAGCGCTTTCCGACTCTCGCCAAGCACTGGGCCGTGCTGCGGGCGAGCTGGAGCATGCAGAACGAGGCCGACCGCAACCGGCGGCCGCTCTCCGATCACGAGTTCCTGCCGGCCGCCCTCGAGATCATGGAGAAGCCGCCGAGCCCGGGGCTGCGCATGCTGCTGCTGATGACCTGCGGCTTCTTCACGGCCGCTCTGGTCTGGTCCGTCATCGGCACGGTCGACGTCGTGGCGGTGGCGAGCGGGAAGATCATTCCGTCGAGCAAGGTCAAGACCATCCAGCCGATGGAGATCGGCTCGGTGCGCGCCATCCATGTCGCCAACGGCCAGCATGTCGAGGAGGGGCAGCTTCTGGTCGAGCTCGATCCGACGCTCGCGACCGCCGACGAGGCGCAGGCGCGCCAGAACCTGCAGGCCTCCAGGCTGATCCAGGCCCGCAACGCTGCGCTGCTCGCCTATCTCGACGGCCGGCCGACCGGCTTCGTCGCGCCGGACGATACGCCGGCCGCCTCCGCCGCGGTGGAGGAGCAATTCGTTCGCGCCAGCATCGCCGAATACGAGGCGCAGGTCGCGAGCCTGCAGCAGCAGATCGCGCAGCGCGCGGCCGAGCTGACCTCGGCCGAGGTCGAGATCAACAAGCTGCGCCTCACGCTCCCGCTCGTCGATCAATCGCTCGAGGCGCGCCGGCAGCTCACCGAACAGGGCAATTTCGCGCGGCTGCGGCTGCTCGAATACGAACAGCAGCGCATCGAGCACGTTCAGAACGTCGACGTGCAGCTCGCCAATGCTGCGCGGGCGCGCGCCGCGATGACGGCGCTCGAGGCCGAGATCCGCAAGCTGCGCGAGACGTTCGGCAAGACCGCCGTGACCGAAATGGTCCAGGCCCGCGACAAGGCGCAACTCGCGGCCGAAGATCTGCGCAAGACCACGCGGCGGCGCGAGTTCCTGGCATTGCGCGCGCCGGTCGCCGGAACGGTGCAGCAGCTCGTAGTCGCGACGATCGGTGGGGTGGTGCAGCCGGCCCAGCCTCTGATGACCGTCGTTCCCGACGGCGCCGAGATCGAGGTCGAGGCCCAGGTCCTCAACAAGGACATCGGCTTCGTCCGCGAGGGGCAGCCGGTCCGGGTCAAGCTGGAGGCCTTTCCCTTCACCGATTACGGGCTGGTGCCGGGGATCGTCGAGAGCATCAGCCGCGATGCGATCGACCTGTCGCAATCGAACGGGCAGCCGCAGCGCGACGACAAGGGCCGGCCGGTCCAGCCCGGCCTCGTCTACGCCGCGCGCATCCGCCTGTTGCAGACCAGCATCCGAATCCGCGACCGCCAGCAGACGCTCGGCCCCGGCCTCTCCGTGCAGGCCGAGATCAAGACCGGCGAGCGGCGGATCATCCAATATCTGCTGTCGCCAATCACGCAGTCGCTGGATGAAGCGGGGCGGGAGCGGTGA